aaaaTTGGGTAGAAATACCCCTTGGTCTTTTCGCTTTACAGAGCCAGAATAAAATGTTATGAATAACGATAACAAAGATGAATTTCAATGATGAGTTAATAATATAATCTTGGCGTACCGTTTACATAAATCCATTGTTATAAAGCGTTTTTGTagaactgtagtgagtgagtgagtttagttttacgccgctttttagcaatattccagcaatatcacggcgggggacgccagaaaatgggtttcacacattatactcatcaggggaatcgaacccgggtcttcggcgtgacgagcgaacgctttgaccactaggctaccccaccgcccttgtaGATTTACAACCCCGTTTAGAACGTTCCGAGGGAGAGACAtatatattccttttaaatGGAAGATTCTGAACCTGAAGAAACCTCTAAGCTTTTCTATAAGGGCTATGTAGAAGGGAAACAGTGTTGTTGAGGGATCGAGTGTAAAGCAGCCTAAATTAAAGTAAGGTTAACTTAAacccccattctttaacactgcactaaggttacctaagtCAAAGACACATCCCATCTTCGAGAAAATGATAGGTTGGAACGTCATtttgaacccgtgaagatccgggatagaatggTCGTCAGCAATCTACTCTTGCCGTAAGAAACTACGGGATTAATTGGTTAGGCTTGGTAATTAACCTGGGTGActgttgtcatcgtatcccaggcgcgtagatcaatgctctcCGACCCTTGAAAACTGAATACGTGAATAACTcacacttgtcataagaggcaactaactggatcgggtggtcaggctcgctgacttggctcgcacgtcatcggttcccaattgcacagatcgatactcatgttgttgatttctggattgcctggtcccgACTCGTTTATACACAgatcgccgccacatagctggaatattgctgggtgcggcgttaaacaacaagaacCACAAAAATGGAGCGTGTGTGCAATGTCAAAAGCACATTATTAATACAACTGAAGTGGAATTTTTGTCCGCGTATGGAAAAGGTGGTCTCCTGTGCTACGTTACCtgcttgagtgagtgaccttagttttacgccgcactcagcaatattccagctatatggcggcggtctgtaaataatcgagcctggatcagacaatccagtaatcaacagtatgagcatcaatctgcgctcTTGAgaaccgatcacatgtgtcaaccaagtcagcgagcctgaccacccgatcccgttagttgccccttacgacaaacatatttatatatttatggcaagcatgggttgccgaaggcatattctacccagggacctccACGGGTCTTACCTGGTTGAGGAACCATATAAAGGTGTGCCCCTGTTGATCCTTTGTTGACATTCAGCCCGTGTCCCCGCAATCCCTTATCTGATGGCTCTCGTCCTGAAATGTACTGTCAAGTGGTTTAACTGTATGGAAgattatttcagttacatgCAATTTCAAATATTAGTTATCCGTTTAGtgggtgagtgtggttttacgtcgTTTTCCAACATTATTTAGAAGCAGGTTCCACACACTCTACCCAttcagggaatcgaacccgggttttcaaaCTCTAACAACGTGGCTCCTGATAGATAAGTAAACTGGTGACAGCTGAGCATATACTAGCAAGGCAACGATTTAAGTGTGTCTGAAATCCCTGTCCTTTACCTTTTTGAGTGAGTAAGAAGGTTTCGCTTAATGACCTTGTGATGGGAGAATCGGTTTTAGATTAATGTCGAGTTTCACGAAGGAATGTCACGATGAAGTGTCATTGCGGACCAGCTGTACATTATCTTACCTGTAAGTCGCCTTAGATATTCGTCCGATACGATCTGGAAGAAAGTTATGAGGTTGTGAGTATAGCATCTAGTACCATGTGTTCATTTCGTCACCCATCATGATATAGAGTCGACTGTGAATGGCGTAATATGTACTAATGATCAATATCGTGAACATTTATCGGTGTGGGATGACGCACATTACACACTGAAAACTACCGAGATACACGGGAAGGGGGCCAACATCCAACAGTGAGAGAGTTctagcagggataatctacagcaGCGATCTGCGACTGACCACATGCCATGTACACCAAATtctattatgtatgtatgtatgtatgtatgtatgtatgtatgcatgcatgtatgcatgtatgcatggatggatggatgggtgtatgcatgtatgtatgtatgtatgtatgtatgtatgtatgtatgtatgtatgtatgtatgtatgtatgcatgtatgcatggatggatggatggatggatgcatgtatgtatgtatgtatgcatgcatgtatggatgtatgtatgtatgtatgtatgtatgtatgtatgcatgtatgcatgcatgcgtgtgtgtgtgtgtatgcgtatATTTATCTATAAGTGTGTAACACTAAGTAATCTGTATGACTTTGTAatgtgcgtacgtgtgtgtgtatgtttttgtgtttgtatgtgtgtttgcatgtgtgtatgtgtgtgtatttgtatgtatgtatgtatgtgtgtatgtgtgtatgtatgcggTTATTTATTAATAAGTGTGTAACACTAAGTAATCTGTATGACTTTGTGTGAGCGTGTGtatgcttttgtgtttgtatgtgtgtttgcatgtatatgtgtgtgcatttgtatgtgtttgtgtgtgtacgtatgtgtgtatgtatgtatgtatgtatgtatgtatgtatgtatgtatgtatgtatgtatgtatgtatgtatgtatgtatgtatgtatgtatgcgtctATTTGTCTGTAAGTGCATAACACTAAGATAACCTATGTGACTTTGAAAGGAAACACGGCGTTTAACTACGCAATACAGTCGGTCTGAACAACCTGAGATATCAAGGTAAAACGCTTGTTTACGTCACAACTAGGTCAAACGCATACCGCTCCACAATTGGCACTATTCGTCTGACAGCACGCACAATGCGTAACGTAAAcagctggttgacaaaggaGCCTAAAGTGTAAGtgataaaattttgaatttgaagcTGACAGGATCGGATGTCCTGGCCTTGACACAGATGTGCTGTGAATGTAGATTACAAACACGCGTTTGTATGAGCGTGTCACACGAGGTGCtatttctgtctgtgtgtttaCAAACAATCCCTTGTGGACAATAGAACTAGGTTACAGTTacgtttgaaataattatagaaCGATACTCAATGTACTTCTTATACAGTtatcttcttcctcttctacgactgctactactaccgctgctgatactgccactactactacagctactgctacaactactactacatctaCTGCCAGTACTACTAATACAGCTACTGCTATCACTGCCAGTACTACTAATACAgctactgctacaactactactacatctaCTGCCAGTACTACTAATACAGCTACTGCTATCACTGCCAGTACTACTAATACAgctactgctaccactactactacatctactgccagtactactactacagctactgctaccactactactacatctACTGCCAGTACTACTAATACAGCACTGGtggtgctactactactactacttcgtCCCACATGTACTAcagcaactacaactacaactgccaccaccaccagtactactactactactactactactactactactacaaataCTACCATAACTACTACCACTAGAAGAAAATtactaaaacggcgtaaaatacactcactcgCTAGAAAAGGAGTAAATTACGcgcgccaccaccaccactactcgGACACACACTATTACTCAGAAACCTGACAAAAGACATTGTTTCAGTTGTTCAAATTACTGTGTTTAACGCTTTACGGAGTTGCGTTCCTCTGATCAATAGCTGGTTCTATCAACAGGAACTGTACATGATCATCACCGAGTAATGCCTGTTCTGAGCAACAGTCCCGCATGCATATTAAAGCACACATATATGGTCTAAATATTCCAACAAGACATTACCATGCATCTTATGCGTATTCCCTTTCTTGCAACAAATAATCACCTTTTTGAAAACCCTGGTGACGTCATTGTTCTGTCTCTGACAGCAAAAGGTGAGTCCAGATGAAAGTCGTATGACGTCATACAGAGTGTCTTTGGATTCGATCAACGGACCCAGTTCGTCACAGGTGAAACAGACTTGAGCTGTGTCGTCGTAGCCAAGTGAATTTGAGAATGTTCCTGCGGTGTTTTTAAAAGAGTCACGAGAAGTCCTTATTGTTTGGGCGGTAATCACGACAACCAGCAGAATGTTCCCAGTCAGAGACACCGTGATGACAGCATAAAATAATCCTCCCGGATGACGTCGTTGACGTGACAGCGACGGGGATGACTTTGTATGCGCTGTAGGTGACGTTGTGTTCGATGGAGCTGACGTTGTGTCCGAGGGCAGCAGCGCAGATTCAGGCTCGCACATTTTCTGTGAATATAAGCACAAGTCTTATCTACATGTGCACTTAATCTTATAGCAATGTAACTGGCGACTGCAGTTTCTCAAAATATGTTACATCCTCTCGTTAACCGCCGTGTAAAATGTGTGTTCACTACTTCACAACATAAGTGGTGGTAGCGTAGCATTGAGATATCACGCCGACTGGCTCCAGTAACGACTGATTAAGATTGCACAACACTGTTCTCATTACCCACACTGCAAGACACACTTACGTGAACCCTTAACACCACTCTCTTTCTTAGAAGCGACCAAACTGTAGCTTCTCTGTTGCCGACCTACTTTCGCTTTATATTACtgcagaaaatgaaatgaaaggtaTATGCACTGCTTCATCTGTCCCAATTCGTCCTTGACAACTTCAAGCCATGTCTCACTTCACTGCATTTTTGACTACTTCAAGTCTGACTTCACTGCATCCTTGACAACTTCAAGTCTGACTTCACTGCATCCTTGGCAACTTCAAGTCTGACTTCACTGCATCCTTGACAACTTCAAGTCTCACTTCACTGCATCTGACTACAGTTTTCAACACTCGTGCTTAATGTCGGACGTTTGCATGTCATGAGTCTAATTTGAACAATTGAGGTTCagagcctcctttcacaaagcactaaggtggtcgtaagtcactaaggtaacctcagtgcaatgttaaagaatgggagtaaggttaaccttagtaaagtttgcttcgtgaaaggacaCCCCAGGttacaatttctggtgtctcatgCATGggcagttcaggttcattgtattttctagtgagtgagtttagcaacTTTCAAGCAATAGCATGGTTTGGGGCACCCGACCTTCTTCTGGTAGTAGAAGCAGTAATGGTGACAGTTGTAGTAGtgacagcagtagtagtaggtgttgttgtagtggtggttgtggttgtagttgttgtagtacAAGTGGTACGAAGTAGTTGTAGCACAAGTAGTactggtggtggtagtggtagtagtaatagtagaagtagtttgttgggttttttttgtttaactcAGAGTAATAGtcgtagtagtggtagcagcagcagcagtagtagcagtagtagtagcagcagcagcagcagcagcagtagtagtagtagtagtagtagcagcagcagcagtagtagcagtagcagcaacagcagcagcagcagtagtagtagtagtagtagtggtagcagcagcagcagtagtagcagtagcagcagcagcagcagcagcagcagtagtagtagcagtagtagtagcagcagcagcagcagcagtagtagtagtagtagtagcagcagcagcagcagcagtagcagtagtagtagtagcagcagcaggagtagtagtagtagtagtagtagcagcagcaggagtAGTAGTCAGTAGATACAACCAATGTGCTATTGATCAGTTCAGCTATATAAATGTTTTACCCACTAATGTAACAGCCAATAATATAAGCGGTTGTACATATCACTTACGCTATTGGGACACTAACATACAAATCGTCCACATCAGCCTGAGCTTGCTAGCTCGTCAGCAATAATATTGCACACCCAAAATTCATCAGTCTTTTATCAAACGATGTGTGCTATGACACAGGTGTGTCTATTGTTTTTAATGTGTTAGACCTGTTATGGTACTCACCACAGCTTTCTTTATATCTCTTGTCAgacaacagaaatatttcatacagTTTTTTGGCGCTTCCGGAAAGTATGGTTTTTTTGCATTTCTTAGAATATCGAAAGTGAAAGTACGTAAAACTGACGTATTAGATAACCGTAGTCCTATAGATTACTTGGAGTCATATACACTTGCACGCAAATAGacgcatacacacgcacgcccGCGCGcgaagagagagtgagagagagagagaaagaaagagacagaaagagagagagagatcaatgtcagatatttaaacattcattcattcaataaaTGAATATAGATTGGTGAACAGGCTGTTGTAGCTTATATCAGCGCTGCCGTTAATGTCTACActcaaaccaaacaaaacaaaacaaaacaaaacaaaaacaaaatagtaaCATGTTGAAAACAAACTGGTGTGATATCGTGTTGGTGTGACATCATGTAATGTTATCCAAACTGATCAGATAAACACGTGCATGAGCAGTTTGGTGTACCGAAATTGTTGAAGAACTGACGaccatgtttgtttattatttcaaaatttcactCTTTTCAGCCGTTGTCAGATATGCTTCCATTCGTAACGGGCTCCTGACATGACAGAAATAAAATGAAGACAACTGATGTATTCCATATACACTCCCTTGCCACAGCGCTTCCAGGAATATGCATCATTTGCATGTCTTAAAATAGATTTCTAAGAATGCATTTCGAAAGTGAAAGTAGATAAAGAAGACGCATTTGGTGACCACTGGCTTTGCACATATTGTGATCGATATCTGTGCTGCAACTCCCTCttacacaatacaaaatatgaaaatacatataGATAGATCATATGTATAGATCATATTCAAACAGGGTGTATTGCTTCGCTCTGGCCCTCGCTAaaagaaatacatatttgttacGTAATCTCTGAATACGCCCGAGCATAGgagatacagtggaagctgtcaaaaccggcatctgtcaaATCCGGCAAtctgtcaacaccggcatacaatctcagttccatcCGTgacttgaacatttatcatcagcccTACgatctggcacattgtctaaactggattatttattcagtccaaatgagtgccggtttagacagcttccactgtatataaaaCAGATGGGGCCAAACAGTTATGTTACACCTAAGCACAAACGCGAGCAATAGGAACATGGTTTATTTCATAATGTATTTTGCATGCGTCATAGGTAGGAACACAATAGCATGACTCGCGAGGAAGGAACAGTGTTTAAGGAAGTTGGATAGTTTATAAATAGGTACATCCGGGCCGGACAACTCCTTTCATTAGTAGGCATGATGAGTTCTACAAACTTATTCAAATTCACCCTCCAGTTTTAATGCGACGCGTGTTCGTTAATATTGTACATTATTTTATTAGGTTggcaaaatatttatgaaaccgAACTGAGTAATAGCGTGTTGGTTATACCCAGTGAAAAATAAAATGgttggtgtgtgcgtgtgtgtgcgtgtgtgtgcgtgtgtgtgcgtgtgtgtacgtgtgtctACGGCAACAGAATGGGGAACAGATTGTCCAATCTGGTCAGGTGGGGGTAGCTGCATTGTAATATCCAAAGCTGTTCTCCTTAATTGAATCGCCTGCCCTACTTAGGAATTCTTCAATGAATATACACGAAATTCAGTCGATGTTATTGTATTGAATGTAACTTGTCCATTGtaacttttggcatttattaACAGCCACTAGTCGATGTTAAACCTTGGATTGCATTACCTGCAACTTGTCCATGTTAACTCATCGTTTTAACTGCTTGCAGTCGATGTTAACCCTTTATTGTACTAACTGTAACTTGTCCATTTCAACTTTTGGATTGCATTAACTGACACTAGTGTATGTTAACCCTTGGGCTACTTACAAGTAATCTTGTAACCTTTTGATCTTACGATATTAACCGTTGGATTGTATTAACACTGTCCATGTTAACTGTCTGAATTGTCACATGTCCATATTAACACCTGTTTTACTATTAATGGTTAGCTTACAAAAGTGGTGATAATGTGCAATGTCATGTGGCCCCGCAGGTGTGAtcgacccgtgaatgtcccggggatagaataggcctttatcaacccatgtttgacataaaaggcgactatgcttgtcgtgagaggcgactaacgggatcgggtggtcaggctcgctgacttggttgacacatgttcccaattgcgcagatcgatgctcatgttgttgatcactggattgtctgctccagactcgattatttacagaccgccgccatatagctggaatattgctgagtgcggcgtaaaactaaactcactcactcactctgccaaCCAAATCAGCCGACCCTGACCTcacgattccgttagtcgccttatGCGGctagcatgggttattgaagaaccattctaacccggatcttccccTCAGCTGAACTACACAAACACGAATATGACGCAGAAAGCAACCCATTTATACAAAGGTTATTTTACTGTTTAATGTTATTTCAATATAAAATTGGAATCTTACATAAACGTCAATCAGTGTGCATTATtattaaaaaagtgaatcgtCTTTCGGGCATCGccgtgtcacttttatttgtgcacgtAACACTTTTTTATTGCCGTTTGAAAAAAGTAATGTTGACTTTGCCGTGTCTCGGCCGAGCCAGTTTGTCCGTTGtaagaatgaatgtctgtaagaacgagtgtgtctgaatctacaactcattaacatctgctaaactttccaagctgtactTTTTTCAGAGAAGAAAATAAATCTGTGCTCTTCCCTCGTCACCgtttttttttatcaatttttaaaaaaaattcttcCGCCCTCATCGTCACTTTTGAAGAAacaaatgtgcccgagaaacattcatttttttcatgcAGCCTAAGATAACATTATTATACATTTGGCAGTATTTATGAGTGTTTTAACAACAGGCAGGGAGAGAGACACGCACTCCCACTCCGTGCTGAACATGACGATAGATAAAGTTTCACCCAAGCTCACAGTCGGAATAAACCCACGTAGTTTGAAAACATGTCGTTATCGACAAGGTCACAGTCGTCATCTGGTATATTAACGCTTATGACGTCGTGTTTATCTAGTTTCAAAACGGCAGAGAGAAACGAGGTTCGCCGAGATGATACTCCTGTGACTGAGGCCTTCCTCAACAGCAACGGGGCGTTCTTTCCGTTCCGATGTATCCGGTGAGTGAACATTGTGTCTCTGGAGTCACGTGTTACGTTAAACGTGACGTGCGAGTATACGACGTATCTCCCTTTGTCTGGAACTGTGATCTTTCCGTTATCGCTCAAGACACTAGCACAATACGACATGCGGTAGTCATCGTGTGTTGTCCATGCTGGTTTCGAGCCTGGAAAATACAAAGACGTTTGACCAGATATAAGACGTTCTATCTTAATGTGGctttatgggtaacaacttctgCAGTGTATCTTAAAGTGACGCCATTGGTAATATCTTCTACGGGTAACAATTTCTACAGTTAATTACAATAATTTGATTTGTGGGGTAACAACTTCTACGATGTATCTTAAAGTGACATCATGGGTAACAGCTTCTAAATAATGCGACTTTATGGGTAACATCTACATTCTCTTATGTGCCTGCATCGGTAACAACTTTTACATTCTCTTACAATGCGCCTGCATGGGTAACATCCTCTAAATTCTCTTACAATGCGCCTGCATGGGTAACATCCTCTAAATTCTCTTACAATGCGCCTGCATGGGTAACATCCTCTAAATTCTCTCACAATGCACCTGCATGGGTAACATCCTCTAAACTCTCTCACAATGCGCCTGCATGGGTAACAACTTCtacattctctcacaatgcgcCTGCATGGGCAACATCTTCTGcattctctcacaatgcgcctgcatgggtaacatcttctgcattctctcacaatgcgcCTGCATGGGTCACATCTTCTGcattctctcacaatgcgcCTGCATGGGTGACATCTTCtacattctctcacaatgcgcCTGCATGGGCAACATCTTCtacattctctcacaatgcgcctgcatgggtaacatcttctacattctctcacaatgcgccttcatgggtaacatcttctgcattctctcacaatgcgcCTGCATGGGTAACATCTTCTGTATTCTCTCACAATGCGCCTGCATGGGTGACAACTTCtacattctctcacaatgcgcctgcatgggtaacatcttctgcattctctcacaatgcgcctgcatgggtaacatcttctgcattctctcacaatgcgcctgcatgggtaacatcttctgcattctctcacaatgcgcctgcatgggtaacatcttgtgcattctctcacaatgcgcctgcatgggtaacatcttctacattctctcacaatgcgcctgcatgggtaacatcttctgcattctctcacaatgcgcCTGCATGGGTGACAACTTCTACACTCTCTCACAATGCGCCTGCATGGGTGACAACTTCtacattctctcacaatgcgcctgcatgggtaacatcttctacattctctcacaatgcgcctgcatgggtaacatcttctgcattctctcacaatgcgcCTGCATGGGTAACATCTTCTACATTGCATCACAATGCGCCTGCATGGGTAACATCTTCTGcattctctcacaatgcgcctgcatgggtaacatcttctacattctctcacaatgcgGTGCATGTGCAACATCTTCtacattctctcacaatgcgcctgcatgggtaacatcttctgcattctctcacaatgcgcctgcatgggtaacatcttctgcattctctcacaatgcgcctgcatgggtaacatcttctacattctctcacaatgcgcCTGCATGGGTGACAACTTCtacattctctcacaatgcgcctgtatgGGTGACAACTTCTGCATTCTCTCACAATGCGGTGCATGGGTAACATCTTCTGcattctctcacaatgcgcctgcatgggtaacatcttctgcattctctcacaatgcgcCTGCATGGGTAGCATCTTCTGcattctctcacaatgcgcctgcatgggtaacaacttctacattctctcacaatgcgcctgcatgggtaacatcttctgcattctctcacaatgcgcCTGCATGGGCAACATCTTCTGCATTCTCTCACAATGCGGTGCATGTGTAACATCTTCtacattctctcacaatgcgcCTGCATAGGTGACAACTTCTACATTTTCTCACAATGCGCCTGCATGGGTAACATCTTCtacattctctcacaatgcgcctgcatgggtaacatcttctgcattctctcacaatgcgcCTGCATGGGTAACATCTTCTACATTGCATCACAATGCGCCTGCATGGGTAACATCTTGTGcattctctcacaatgcgcctgcatgggtaacatcttctacattctctcacaatgcgcctgcatgggtaacatcttctgcattctctcacaatgcgcctgcatgggtaacatcttctgcattctctcacaatgcgcctgcatgggtaacatcttctgcattctctcacaatgcgcctgcatgggtaacatcttctgcattctctcacaatgcgcCTGCATGGGTAACATCTTCTGTATTCTCTCACAATGCGCCTGCATGGGTGACAACTTCtacattctctcacaatgcgcctgcatgggtaacatcttctgcattctctcacaatgcgcctgcatgggtaacatcttctgcattctctcacaatgcgcctgcatgggtaacatcttctgcattctctcacaatgcgcctgcatgggtaacatcttctgcattctctcacaatgcgcctgcatgggtaacatcttctacattctctcacaatgcgcctgcatgggtaacatcttctgcattctctcacaatgcgcCTGCATGGGTGACAACTTCTACACTCTCTCACAATGCGCCTGCATGGGTGACAACTTCtacattctctcacaatgcgcctgcatgggtaacatcttctacattctctcacaatgcgcctgcatgggtaacatcttctgcattctctcacaatgcgcCTGCATGGGTAACATCTTCTACATTGCATCACAATGCGCCTGCATGGGTAACATCTTCTGcattctctcacaatgcgcCTGCATGGGTAAGATCTTCtacattctctcacaatgcgGTGCATGTGCAACATCTTCtacattctctcacaatgcgcctgcatgggtaacatcttctgcattctctcacaatgcgcctgcatgggtaacatcttctgcattctctcacaatgcgcctgcatgggtaacatcttctacattctctcacaatgcgcCTGCATGGGTGACAACTTCtacattctctcacaatgcggtgcatgggtaacatcttctgcattctctcacaatgcgcctgcatgggtaacatcttctgcattctctcacaatgcgcCTGCATGGGTAGCATCTTCTGcattctctcacaatgcgcctgcatgggtaacaacttctacattctctcacaatgcgcCTGCATGGGTAACATCTTCTGCATTCTCTCACAATGCGGTGCATGTGTAACATCTTCtacattctctcacaatgcgcCTGCATAGGTGACAACTTCTACATTTTCTCACAATGCGCCTGCATGGGTAACATCTTCtacattctctcacaatgcgcctgcatgggtaacatcttctgcattctctcacaatgcgcCTGCATGGGTAACATCTTCTACATTGCATCACAATGCGCCTGCATGGGTAACATCTTGTGcattctctcacaatgcgcctgcatgggtaacatcttctacattctctcacaatgcgcctgcatgggtaacatcttctacattctctcacaatgcgcctgcatgggtaacatcttctgcattctctcacaatgcgcctgcatgggtaacatcttctgcattctctcacaatgcgcctgcatgggtaacatcttctgcattctctcacaatgcgcctgcatgggtaacatcttctgcattc
This genomic stretch from Haliotis asinina isolate JCU_RB_2024 chromosome 4, JCU_Hal_asi_v2, whole genome shotgun sequence harbors:
- the LOC137281385 gene encoding uncharacterized protein isoform X1; the encoded protein is MKYFCCLTRDIKKAVKMCEPESALLPSDTTSAPSNTTSPTAHTKSSPSLSRQRRHPGGLFYAVITVSLTGNILLVVVITAQTIRTSRDSFKNTAGTFSNSLGYDDTAQVCFTCDELGPLIESKDTLYDVIRLSSGLTFCCQRQNNDVTRVFKKIVSDEYLRRLTGREPSDKGLRGHGLNVNKGSTGAHLYMVPQPDSPPLWTSRDIYNTSFCSNVVCDKGDIVVPVAGTYLVYSHITFNTPPATEDSFMHAIQRRNRNLPGLGEKPVLFSKTSLTWTAAPQQTSFLFAIVKLRREDHIRVTMSENVFDVVEMRTLSNYFGVIKM
- the LOC137281385 gene encoding uncharacterized protein isoform X2, producing MCEPESALLPSDTTSAPSNTTSPTAHTKSSPSLSRQRRHPGGLFYAVITVSLTGNILLVVVITAQTIRTSRDSFKNTAGTFSNSLGYDDTAQVCFTCDELGPLIESKDTLYDVIRLSSGLTFCCQRQNNDVTRVFKKIVSDEYLRRLTGREPSDKGLRGHGLNVNKGSTGAHLYMVPQPDSPPLWTSRDIYNTSFCSNVVCDKGDIVVPVAGTYLVYSHITFNTPPATEDSFMHAIQRRNRNLPGLGEKPVLFSKTSLTWTAAPQQTSFLFAIVKLRREDHIRVTMSENVFDVVEMRTLSNYFGVIKM